A portion of the Candidatus Omnitrophota bacterium genome contains these proteins:
- a CDS encoding RrF2 family transcriptional regulator: MKLSTKSTYGLRAMLNIAMNGREHAISIADISKREGISASYLEQLLNKLRHDGLIRSVRGPKGGYTLSRRADAITVEDIVDALEGGIYPVHCAANSSCKKSGGCVPKIVWLKLAKAIGDCLGAITLKDLCLEAKRIEK, from the coding sequence TTGAAGCTATCGACGAAATCGACATACGGACTGCGGGCGATGCTGAATATAGCGATGAACGGGCGAGAGCACGCGATCTCCATAGCGGACATATCCAAAAGGGAGGGCATATCCGCTTCATACCTGGAGCAGTTATTGAATAAATTGCGCCATGACGGGCTGATCAGGAGCGTCCGCGGCCCAAAAGGCGGATATACGCTGTCGCGCAGAGCCGATGCGATAACCGTAGAGGACATAGTGGACGCGCTGGAAGGCGGGATATATCCGGTCCACTGCGCAGCGAATTCGTCCTGCAAAAAAAGCGGCGGATGCGTTCCCAAGATAGTATGGCTGAAGCTGGCAAAAGCGATAGGCGACTGTCTGGGGGCAATAACATTAAAAGATCTATGCCTGGAGGCAAAAAGGATCGAAAAATAA
- the nifS gene encoding cysteine desulfurase NifS translates to MRKVYLDNNATTRMRAEVLEAMLPYYKDVYGNASSVHEFGRTARRAVDDARQKVADFLGAASPEEIIFTSGGTEADNLAVKGIAHALRAKGDHIITSAIEHHAVLNTCKFLEKEGYKVTYLKVDKDGVVDLGGLEKAITPKTILITVMYANNEVGTIEPVEEISKIARGKGIYFHTDAVQAAGKIPFGLKTLGVDLASISGHKIYGPKGIGALYIKKGTKITPQMFGGHHEMGKRAGTENVAGIIGLGRAAELSKSEVSEEAKTLTELRDRLYKGIASKIEDVTLNGHPQDRLPNTLNVRFKYLEGEGIILSLDMEGVAVSTGSACTSGSLEPSHVLTAMGIDPAQTQGSIRFSLGKDNMKEDIDYVIETLPPIIKRLRDMSPLFEKKKL, encoded by the coding sequence ATGAGAAAAGTATATTTGGATAATAACGCGACAACAAGGATGCGCGCGGAAGTACTGGAGGCGATGCTTCCGTATTATAAGGATGTATACGGCAACGCCTCGAGCGTGCACGAATTCGGACGGACGGCCAGGCGCGCCGTCGACGATGCGAGGCAGAAGGTCGCCGATTTCCTTGGCGCCGCGAGCCCCGAGGAGATTATATTCACGTCCGGAGGCACCGAAGCCGACAATCTCGCTGTTAAAGGCATCGCGCATGCCCTGAGAGCCAAGGGCGATCACATCATAACGTCCGCAATAGAGCATCACGCCGTCCTGAACACATGCAAATTTCTGGAGAAGGAAGGATATAAGGTCACGTATCTGAAGGTGGATAAAGATGGGGTAGTTGACCTCGGCGGATTGGAAAAAGCGATCACCCCCAAGACGATCCTCATTACCGTAATGTACGCGAATAACGAGGTCGGGACCATAGAGCCTGTTGAAGAGATATCAAAAATAGCAAGAGGGAAAGGGATATATTTTCATACGGACGCCGTTCAGGCCGCGGGTAAGATCCCCTTTGGACTGAAGACTCTCGGCGTTGACCTTGCGTCCATATCAGGCCATAAGATCTACGGGCCGAAGGGCATAGGCGCCCTGTATATAAAGAAGGGCACTAAGATCACTCCCCAGATGTTCGGCGGCCACCACGAGATGGGCAAACGCGCCGGTACCGAGAACGTAGCGGGCATCATCGGCCTCGGAAGGGCGGCTGAGCTTTCCAAATCGGAGGTTTCGGAAGAAGCGAAGACGTTGACGGAATTGAGAGATCGGCTATATAAAGGGATCGCGTCAAAGATAGAGGACGTTACACTGAACGGCCATCCTCAAGACAGGTTGCCGAATACGCTCAATGTGAGATTTAAGTACCTCGAAGGCGAAGGCATAATCTTAAGCCTCGACATGGAAGGTGTAGCGGTGTCAACGGGCTCAGCATGCACATCCGGAAGCCTTGAGCCGTCGCATGTCCTTACCGCAATGGGAATAGACCCCGCCCAGACCCAGGGTTCGATAAGATTTTCATTGGGCAAGGACAATATGAAGGAAGATATAGATTACGTTATTGAAACGCTGCCGCCTATTATAAAGCGGCTAAGGGACATGTCGCCGTTGTTTGAAAAGAAAAAGTTGTAA
- the nifU gene encoding Fe-S cluster assembly scaffold protein NifU: MEGQYSEKVMEHFRNPRNVGEIPDASGVGNVGNPVCGDIMRLYIKVDENEVITDAKFKTFGCGAAIATSSMVTELVKGKTIQEALKVSNHAVAEALGGLPKIKMHCSVLAEQALRSAIDDYLAKKKKA, from the coding sequence ATGGAAGGACAATATTCGGAAAAGGTAATGGAGCATTTCAGAAACCCGCGTAACGTCGGGGAGATCCCGGACGCGAGCGGTGTAGGCAACGTGGGAAATCCCGTCTGCGGGGACATAATGCGGCTTTATATAAAAGTCGATGAAAATGAAGTTATAACCGACGCGAAATTTAAAACTTTCGGGTGTGGCGCGGCCATCGCTACGTCCAGCATGGTAACGGAGCTTGTAAAAGGCAAGACGATCCAGGAGGCGCTTAAGGTGTCGAATCACGCTGTCGCGGAAGCGCTCGGCGGACTGCCGAAAATCAAGATGCATTGCTCGGTCCTGGCTGAACAGGCCTTGAGATCGGCCATCGACGACTACCTGGCAAAGAAAAAAAAGGCTTAA
- a CDS encoding 5-formyltetrahydrofolate cyclo-ligase yields the protein MSGVKHKIRKHIKEKIKAYSELEKSEKSGIIKNKLFNEEEFKTAEVVMFYVSLKDEVNTLSMIDEALKAGKRVCVPVILKEEKRLIAGEIKDRKVDLESQHFGIYQPKEGKVKEVPLHDIDLIVVPGVAFDKKNVRLGRGHGYYDRFLCGLPDTAKTIGLAFDFQVVDDLPKDSHDIPVSKTITA from the coding sequence ATGAGCGGGGTGAAGCACAAGATAAGGAAGCACATAAAAGAGAAAATAAAAGCTTATTCGGAACTTGAAAAATCCGAAAAAAGTGGTATAATAAAGAATAAGCTTTTTAATGAGGAGGAATTTAAAACAGCGGAAGTTGTGATGTTTTACGTCTCGTTAAAGGATGAAGTAAATACGCTTTCTATGATAGACGAGGCGCTAAAGGCGGGAAAGAGGGTTTGCGTTCCTGTGATCTTAAAAGAAGAAAAACGACTTATAGCAGGCGAAATAAAGGATAGAAAAGTGGATCTGGAAAGCCAGCATTTTGGAATCTATCAGCCCAAAGAGGGCAAGGTGAAAGAGGTTCCTTTGCACGATATAGACCTAATTGTTGTCCCCGGCGTGGCATTTGACAAAAAGAACGTCAGGCTGGGCAGGGGGCACGGTTATTACGACAGGTTCCTATGCGGCTTACCGGATACTGCCAAGACGATAGGTCTTGCCTTCGATTTCCAGGTCGTTGATGATCTTCCCAAAGACTCACACGATATCCCCGTCTCAAAAACCATCACAGCATAG
- the rny gene encoding ribonuclease Y has product MPHSELTLVYIGLSAIAAAFFFALGYLIRKYHVKSKLKKAEDKARKMTETAKDEADKIRHEAELQAKDLLLKTRSEFEKETKERRQELIILEKRLIQKEENLDRKMDVLDRKDKDVERRDHSLVDKEKLMHSKEKELDRIVQEEKEKLQNISGMTRDEARNLLLKKLEDEVKQEAAIMIKRTEEEAKEKADKEARKIIGLAIQRCAAEHAVETTVSVVSLPSDEMKGRIIGREGRNIRALEIATGIDVIIDDTPEAVILSGFDPIKREIAKLSLERLLQDGRIHPGRIEEVVEKIKKEMDNTIKEEGEKALFETGLHGLHPELIKLLGRLKYRTSYGQNVLQHSKEVAHLMGVMASELKLDFNLAKRIGLLHDIGKAVSHEVEGTHSKLGSDLARKFGESENICHAIEAHHQDIEPKTLLAVLAQAGDAISASRPGARRETLETYVKRLEKLEAIADSFKGVAKAYAIQAGREIRVMVQPDKINDAQAAVLARDITKKIEEGLEYPGQIKVTVIRETRAVEYAK; this is encoded by the coding sequence ATGCCACACAGTGAACTTACGCTTGTATACATAGGGCTTTCGGCTATTGCGGCCGCATTCTTCTTTGCGCTCGGCTATTTGATAAGAAAATACCACGTGAAAAGCAAGCTGAAGAAAGCGGAAGACAAAGCCAGGAAGATGACGGAGACCGCGAAGGACGAAGCGGACAAGATCCGGCATGAGGCGGAGCTTCAGGCCAAAGACCTTCTCTTGAAGACGAGGTCGGAATTCGAAAAGGAGACCAAAGAGAGGCGCCAGGAATTGATCATCCTGGAGAAGCGGTTGATCCAGAAGGAAGAGAACCTCGACAGGAAGATGGACGTCCTCGACAGGAAGGATAAGGATGTGGAGCGGCGCGACCATTCGCTGGTCGACAAAGAGAAGCTCATGCATTCGAAGGAAAAGGAACTCGACAGGATAGTGCAGGAAGAGAAGGAGAAACTGCAGAATATTTCCGGAATGACCCGCGACGAGGCGAGGAACCTGCTGCTGAAGAAATTGGAAGACGAGGTAAAGCAGGAAGCGGCGATAATGATCAAGAGGACCGAAGAGGAGGCCAAAGAAAAGGCGGACAAGGAAGCGCGGAAGATCATCGGGCTCGCGATCCAGCGATGCGCGGCCGAGCACGCGGTAGAGACTACGGTTAGCGTAGTAAGCCTCCCGAGCGACGAGATGAAGGGCCGTATAATAGGCCGCGAGGGCCGCAATATCCGCGCTCTTGAAATAGCTACAGGCATAGACGTTATAATCGACGATACGCCGGAGGCGGTCATACTCTCCGGGTTCGATCCTATAAAGAGGGAGATAGCGAAGCTGTCCCTGGAGAGATTGCTTCAGGACGGCCGCATCCATCCGGGGAGGATCGAAGAGGTGGTCGAGAAGATCAAAAAAGAGATGGATAACACGATCAAGGAGGAAGGGGAGAAGGCTCTGTTCGAGACGGGCCTGCACGGCCTTCATCCGGAACTGATCAAGCTTTTGGGAAGGCTTAAATACAGGACGAGTTACGGGCAGAATGTCCTGCAGCATTCCAAGGAAGTGGCCCATCTCATGGGCGTCATGGCAAGCGAATTGAAGCTCGACTTCAACCTTGCCAAGAGGATAGGGCTCTTACATGATATTGGAAAAGCCGTAAGCCACGAGGTCGAGGGCACACATTCGAAGTTAGGCAGCGACCTGGCCCGCAAGTTCGGCGAGTCTGAAAATATCTGCCATGCCATCGAGGCCCATCACCAGGACATAGAGCCCAAAACTCTTCTGGCGGTACTGGCCCAGGCCGGGGACGCCATAAGCGCGTCCCGTCCGGGCGCGCGCAGGGAGACATTGGAGACTTACGTAAAACGTCTTGAAAAACTGGAGGCGATTGCGGATTCCTTCAAAGGCGTGGCAAAGGCCTATGCGATACAGGCCGGCCGCGAGATACGCGTTATGGTCCAGCCCGATAAGATAAACGACGCCCAGGCAGCCGTACTGGCAAGGGATATTACGAAGAAGATAGAAGAAGGGCTCGAATATCCGGGACAGATAAAGGTGACTGTGATACGCGAGACGAGAGCAGTGGAGTACGCTAAATGA
- a CDS encoding TIGR00282 family metallophosphoesterase yields the protein MRVLFIGDIVGEPGRRAVRELVPKIAKKHGIDFVIANGENVAGGSGVTPSLADELLSSGVDVITSGDHIWKRREILEYLQSSTRLLRPANYPSDTPGFGSTVVKSASGVDVGVINLIGRVFMQPVECPFRKVKEELAKIKNRARIIVVDMHAEATSEKIALGWYLDGQVSAVIGTHTHVQTADEKILPGGTAFLSDAGMTGPFDSVIGRKKEQILSRFLTQMPVKFEMAEGDIQLHGAIIDIDDKTGKADSIKRVQEKLER from the coding sequence ATGAGAGTATTATTCATAGGCGACATAGTAGGTGAACCGGGAAGACGGGCGGTCAGGGAGCTGGTCCCAAAGATAGCGAAGAAACACGGCATAGACTTTGTGATCGCTAACGGAGAGAATGTCGCCGGAGGGAGCGGCGTGACGCCGTCCCTGGCGGATGAGCTGCTCAGTTCCGGCGTCGATGTCATTACTTCGGGCGACCATATCTGGAAGAGAAGAGAGATATTGGAATATCTTCAATCAAGCACCAGGCTATTAAGGCCCGCCAACTATCCTTCCGATACCCCGGGTTTTGGCTCAACAGTGGTAAAGTCGGCCTCCGGCGTCGATGTGGGCGTCATAAACCTCATCGGCCGCGTCTTCATGCAGCCCGTAGAGTGCCCTTTCCGAAAGGTCAAGGAAGAGCTTGCGAAGATCAAAAACAGGGCCAGGATAATAGTAGTCGATATGCACGCCGAGGCGACAAGCGAAAAGATCGCGCTCGGATGGTATCTCGACGGGCAAGTGAGCGCTGTCATCGGGACCCACACGCACGTCCAAACCGCCGACGAGAAGATATTGCCCGGAGGCACGGCGTTCCTCTCGGACGCCGGCATGACAGGCCCGTTCGATTCCGTCATAGGAAGAAAGAAGGAGCAGATCCTGTCGAGATTTCTCACCCAGATGCCGGTCAAGTTCGAGATGGCCGAAGGCGATATCCAGCTCCACGGAGCGATAATAGATATAGACGATAAGACCGGCAAAGCCGATTCGATCAAGCGGGTACAGGAGAAGCTGGAAAGATAA
- the xseA gene encoding exodeoxyribonuclease VII large subunit, with protein MNEQKEKHIYSVSELTKYIRVILEDSFPGIWIEGEISNFVLHSSGHMYFSMRDANASLKCAMFKRANEKLKFRPKDGMKIICYGSISVYEARGDYQLIVEQIEPKGIGALQLQFQQLKEKLLKEGLFDAGHKVPIPYLPTSIGIVTSPTGAAIRDILNIARRRFSNVEIIINPVKVQGESARTEIAAAIRQFNKLNNIDVMIVTRGGGSLEDLWPFNEEVVARAIYDSEIPVISAVGHEIDYTISDFVADFRAPTPSAAAELVIPKKEDLANLIATSTTRLKNALAGKINILAERLATLKDSYILRQPLNIITQYEQEIDELRKDIAIRIDHIVKMRSENFNLLISKLDVLSPLGILNRGYSITAKLPESSIIKDAGSLKVNDIVETRLGKGKFRSKVEEIE; from the coding sequence ATGAACGAGCAGAAAGAGAAACACATATATTCGGTCTCTGAGCTCACGAAGTATATCCGCGTGATACTCGAGGACTCGTTCCCCGGCATCTGGATCGAGGGCGAGATATCCAATTTTGTCCTGCACTCATCCGGCCATATGTACTTTTCCATGCGCGACGCGAACGCCAGCCTGAAATGCGCCATGTTCAAGCGCGCCAACGAGAAGTTGAAATTCAGGCCCAAAGACGGCATGAAGATAATCTGTTACGGCTCGATTAGCGTCTACGAGGCCCGCGGGGATTACCAGCTTATCGTCGAACAGATCGAGCCTAAGGGCATAGGCGCGCTCCAGCTGCAGTTCCAGCAGTTAAAAGAGAAGCTGCTGAAGGAGGGGTTATTCGACGCGGGGCACAAAGTGCCGATACCGTATCTGCCGACGAGCATAGGCATAGTCACGAGCCCGACGGGAGCGGCGATCCGCGACATACTCAATATAGCCAGAAGAAGGTTCTCGAACGTCGAGATAATAATTAACCCGGTCAAGGTCCAGGGCGAGAGCGCCAGGACCGAGATCGCCGCGGCGATCAGGCAGTTCAACAAATTAAATAATATCGACGTCATGATAGTGACGCGCGGAGGAGGCAGCCTCGAGGACCTGTGGCCTTTCAATGAAGAGGTGGTGGCGCGGGCTATCTACGATTCCGAGATACCCGTCATAAGCGCCGTCGGGCATGAGATAGACTACACCATATCGGATTTTGTTGCGGACTTCAGGGCGCCGACGCCTTCAGCCGCGGCCGAACTCGTGATCCCGAAAAAAGAGGACCTTGCGAACCTTATAGCTACGTCCACGACAAGATTGAAGAATGCGCTCGCCGGGAAGATCAATATATTGGCGGAGAGGCTCGCCACATTGAAGGACAGTTATATCCTGCGCCAGCCGCTCAATATCATCACCCAGTATGAGCAGGAGATCGATGAGCTTCGGAAAGATATCGCCATAAGGATAGACCACATCGTAAAGATGCGGTCGGAAAATTTTAACCTGTTGATAAGTAAGCTTGATGTCCTAAGTCCGCTCGGCATATTGAATAGAGGATATAGTATTACGGCGAAACTGCCGGAAAGCAGTATCATTAAAGACGCGGGATCGCTCAAGGTGAACGATATAGTGGAGACGAGGCTGGGAAAAGGAAAATTCAGGAGTAAGGTAGAGGAAATAGAATAA
- the xseB gene encoding exodeoxyribonuclease VII small subunit yields MAEMKFEEALKKLEKIVEDLEGGNIPLDESLDKYAEGIRLSKVCAKKLELARKKVEILLKSEDGSVELKPFDEKNAEEEARPKEADKKKKGKAEEGLF; encoded by the coding sequence ATGGCTGAGATGAAATTCGAAGAGGCGCTTAAGAAACTCGAGAAGATAGTCGAGGACCTGGAGGGCGGGAACATCCCGCTCGACGAGTCCCTTGATAAGTATGCCGAGGGCATAAGGCTTTCCAAGGTATGCGCCAAGAAGCTGGAGCTCGCCAGGAAGAAAGTGGAGATACTTTTGAAGTCCGAAGACGGCTCCGTGGAACTGAAGCCGTTCGACGAAAAGAACGCCGAAGAAGAGGCGAGGCCGAAAGAGGCGGATAAGAAGAAAAAAGGCAAGGCGGAAGAAGGCCTATTCTGA
- a CDS encoding polyprenyl synthetase family protein yields MDFNKEISRLRAVIDKKLDTLLPSVKQEPKAVHKAMRYSVFSGGKRIRPIIVIEASKACGALRQVQGAVPSLSRDGGNISDAVIAGCAVELVHTYSLIHDDLPSMDDDDYRRGKPSCHKAFGEANAILAGDALLTLAFNVIAKNLKPGVSAGAAAELSDAIGTYGMVGGQALDMSYSAARPAKAAALKLINRLKTARLFEASSKLGAITARAGRKNINALARYGDFLGTAFQIIDDILDDDGYMKTFGVENARADTKRSVDKAKKALRAFGKKADTLNFIADRILERADGKTDRRDK; encoded by the coding sequence ATGGATTTTAACAAAGAGATAAGCCGTTTAAGGGCCGTTATTGACAAAAAATTAGACACGCTCCTGCCGTCCGTAAAACAGGAGCCAAAAGCGGTTCACAAGGCGATGCGCTACAGCGTATTCTCCGGCGGAAAAAGGATCAGGCCAATCATTGTCATTGAGGCTTCAAAGGCATGCGGCGCCCTTCGACAAGTTCAGGGCGCCGTCCCGAGCCTGTCGAGGGACGGCGGGAATATAAGCGACGCCGTTATAGCCGGATGCGCCGTAGAATTGGTCCATACCTATTCCCTGATCCACGACGACCTGCCGTCCATGGACGACGATGATTACAGGCGGGGCAAGCCAAGCTGCCACAAGGCGTTTGGGGAAGCGAACGCGATCCTTGCCGGCGACGCGCTTTTGACGCTGGCCTTTAATGTTATCGCAAAGAATCTCAAACCCGGCGTAAGCGCCGGCGCCGCGGCCGAGTTATCCGACGCCATAGGGACATACGGAATGGTCGGAGGGCAGGCCCTTGATATGTCATATTCAGCGGCCCGTCCGGCGAAGGCGGCGGCCTTGAAGCTCATCAATCGTCTTAAAACGGCCAGGCTCTTTGAGGCATCCTCAAAATTGGGCGCTATAACGGCCCGCGCCGGCAGAAAAAATATCAACGCCCTGGCAAGATACGGGGATTTTTTAGGAACGGCATTCCAGATAATCGATGACATACTGGACGACGATGGCTATATGAAAACATTCGGCGTCGAGAATGCGCGAGCCGATACAAAAAGATCGGTAGATAAAGCTAAAAAAGCTTTGAGGGCGTTCGGGAAAAAAGCGGACACTTTGAACTTCATAGCCGACCGCATATTGGAAAGGGCGGATGGGAAGACTGATAGACGGGATAAATAG
- the dxs gene encoding 1-deoxy-D-xylulose-5-phosphate synthase, with translation MGRLIDGINSPADLRKLEFSQLQNVADEIRGEILKTVSKTGGHIASSLGAVELTVAAHYVFNTPKDVILWDVGHQTYAHKILTGRLKNFSTLRQLGGLSGFPNKEENPQYDIFTSGHSSTSISTAMGLAVARDLKGGKNKVIAVIGDASLAGGMSFEALNHAGHAQKDIIVILNDNERSISQSVGALSRYLNRILANPAYNKIRRDAERLVKRIPWFGFRAYRAARKLEEGLKNLLIPGMLFEELGFRYFGPIDGHNMPQLVATLKNLADLNEPILIHVMTRKGKGYKFAEENPAAFHGIGPFDLQTGKKTGDESDITFTEAFGDKMVELAGKDPRVIAVTAAMLDGTGLNKFSSMYPERFFDVGIAEEHAIGFSAGLARSGMKPVVAIYSTFLQRGYDQIIHDVALQNLPVIFCLDRAGLVGEDGPTHHGVFDIAYLRHIPNLVFMAPATPADLREMLELAVGLNKPVAIRYPKGSAVMSAPSDTMVAEGKGKILRSGKEIAIISIGSMTPVALEIAGILSKKRIDATVADARFIKPVDEELLADIFSRFKKVVTMEEGVLEGGFGSAVLEFMEREGVKGVKIRRIGLPCRFVEHGKRGELFLKYNLTPAAICDVIIREVI, from the coding sequence ATGGGAAGACTGATAGACGGGATAAATAGCCCGGCGGACCTGCGCAAGCTTGAATTCTCGCAGCTGCAGAATGTTGCCGACGAGATACGCGGCGAGATACTGAAGACGGTCTCAAAGACCGGGGGACATATCGCGTCCAGTCTCGGCGCCGTCGAGCTTACCGTGGCGGCGCATTACGTATTTAACACGCCCAAAGACGTCATCCTGTGGGATGTGGGCCACCAGACATACGCGCACAAGATACTGACAGGCAGGCTGAAAAATTTTTCCACCTTAAGACAGCTCGGAGGTTTGAGCGGTTTCCCGAACAAGGAAGAGAACCCGCAGTACGATATATTCACCAGCGGCCACAGCTCGACGTCGATCTCTACGGCTATGGGGCTTGCCGTTGCCCGCGACCTGAAAGGCGGCAAGAACAAAGTGATCGCGGTGATAGGCGACGCCTCCCTCGCCGGAGGTATGTCATTCGAAGCGCTTAATCACGCCGGTCACGCGCAAAAAGACATCATAGTGATACTTAACGACAACGAACGTTCTATCTCGCAAAGTGTCGGGGCGCTCAGCAGGTATCTTAACAGGATACTGGCGAATCCCGCCTACAATAAGATAAGAAGAGACGCCGAACGGCTCGTAAAACGCATACCGTGGTTCGGATTCAGGGCGTACAGAGCGGCCAGAAAGCTGGAAGAGGGGCTAAAGAACCTGCTGATCCCGGGGATGCTTTTTGAAGAGCTGGGATTCAGATACTTCGGCCCTATAGACGGGCACAACATGCCGCAGCTGGTCGCTACGCTCAAGAACCTGGCGGACCTGAACGAGCCTATACTGATCCATGTAATGACCAGGAAAGGGAAAGGATATAAGTTCGCCGAAGAGAATCCGGCGGCATTCCACGGTATAGGCCCTTTTGACCTGCAGACAGGCAAGAAGACAGGCGACGAAAGCGATATAACTTTCACCGAAGCGTTCGGCGACAAGATGGTAGAGCTGGCCGGGAAAGACCCGCGAGTAATAGCCGTAACGGCGGCGATGCTGGACGGCACGGGCCTCAATAAGTTTTCGTCAATGTATCCGGAACGTTTTTTCGATGTGGGCATAGCCGAAGAACATGCCATAGGGTTCAGCGCCGGTCTTGCCAGAAGCGGCATGAAGCCCGTTGTGGCGATATATTCGACCTTTTTGCAGAGAGGTTATGACCAGATAATCCATGACGTGGCCCTGCAGAACCTGCCGGTCATATTCTGCCTGGATAGGGCCGGCCTTGTCGGAGAGGACGGGCCTACTCATCATGGCGTCTTTGATATAGCATATCTGCGCCACATACCGAATCTCGTCTTTATGGCTCCCGCGACCCCCGCCGACCTCAGGGAGATGCTTGAGTTGGCCGTCGGGCTTAATAAGCCTGTTGCCATACGTTATCCCAAAGGTTCGGCTGTCATGTCGGCGCCGTCAGATACGATGGTAGCCGAGGGGAAAGGGAAGATCTTACGGTCCGGAAAAGAGATCGCTATCATCTCTATAGGCAGTATGACCCCTGTGGCGCTGGAGATAGCCGGTATCCTCTCAAAGAAGAGGATAGACGCTACCGTAGCCGACGCGAGGTTCATTAAACCTGTCGACGAAGAGCTTTTGGCCGATATTTTCAGCAGGTTTAAAAAGGTCGTGACCATGGAAGAAGGCGTCCTGGAAGGCGGTTTCGGGTCCGCCGTGCTTGAATTCATGGAAAGGGAAGGGGTAAAAGGGGTCAAGATACGCAGGATCGGCCTTCCCTGCAGATTTGTGGAGCACGGCAAAAGAGGGGAGCTGTTTTTAAAGTATAACTTGACACCCGCCGCTATTTGCGATGTAATTATAAGGGAGGTTATATAA
- a CDS encoding 4Fe-4S dicluster domain-containing protein codes for MAKIKIDKARCKGCYLCVVNCPNGLIKISKEINARGVKPVFFSGGGCTGCAMCALVCPDCGITVYK; via the coding sequence ATGGCGAAGATAAAGATAGATAAAGCAAGGTGCAAGGGCTGTTACCTGTGCGTGGTGAACTGCCCGAACGGCCTTATAAAGATATCCAAAGAGATAAACGCGAGAGGCGTGAAACCCGTATTTTTCTCGGGCGGCGGGTGCACAGGGTGCGCTATGTGCGCGCTTGTATGCCCGGATTGCGGAATAACGGTGTATAAGTAA
- a CDS encoding 3-methyl-2-oxobutanoate dehydrogenase subunit VorB, with amino-acid sequence MSHKVLMCGNEACGEGAIMAGCKFYAGYPITPQNELTAYMAKRLNETNGVFIQAESELAAINMVLGAACVGERAMTSSSSPGISLKQEGISYLAGCELPCVIANMQRGGPGLGNIAPSQGDYFQAVKGGGHGDYKIIVLAPSSAQELLEFTYLAFDLADKYRNPVMILGDGLLGQMMEPVHINMDLVPLKVEKPWALTGCEGRKPNIIRSLLLPDGALEEHNKKLQKKFAGIRETEIRFQGLHTKESEITLVAYGSVARIAKAGMELARSKGLKVGLIRPITLWPFPDKALEEACAKTKKFLVLEMSAGQMVEDVKLAVNGRAEVAFYGRMGGGIPDEEEILRQIESLI; translated from the coding sequence ATGAGCCATAAGGTTTTGATGTGCGGGAACGAGGCGTGCGGAGAAGGCGCTATAATGGCAGGGTGCAAGTTTTACGCCGGTTACCCGATAACACCGCAGAACGAACTTACGGCATACATGGCAAAGCGCCTTAACGAGACCAACGGGGTCTTCATACAGGCCGAGTCGGAGCTCGCTGCGATAAATATGGTCTTAGGAGCGGCCTGTGTCGGGGAGAGGGCCATGACCTCTTCATCGAGCCCCGGGATAAGCCTGAAGCAGGAAGGCATATCCTATCTGGCCGGATGCGAACTTCCGTGCGTTATCGCAAATATGCAAAGAGGCGGGCCAGGGCTGGGGAACATAGCCCCATCCCAAGGAGATTATTTCCAGGCCGTAAAAGGCGGAGGGCACGGAGACTACAAGATAATAGTGCTGGCGCCCTCGTCGGCCCAGGAGCTTTTGGAATTCACATACCTTGCGTTCGACCTGGCCGATAAATATAGAAATCCCGTGATGATACTTGGAGACGGCCTTTTGGGACAGATGATGGAACCGGTCCACATAAATATGGATCTCGTCCCGCTAAAGGTAGAAAAACCGTGGGCTCTCACAGGCTGCGAGGGCAGGAAACCGAATATAATACGATCGCTTCTGCTGCCCGACGGCGCGCTTGAAGAGCACAATAAAAAACTGCAGAAAAAATTCGCCGGGATCAGGGAAACCGAGATCCGTTTCCAGGGTTTGCATACGAAAGAGAGCGAGATAACGCTGGTCGCTTACGGGTCTGTCGCGAGAATAGCGAAAGCCGGCATGGAGCTCGCGCGCTCCAAAGGCCTGAAGGTCGGCCTGATCAGGCCCATAACGCTGTGGCCGTTCCCGGATAAGGCTCTCGAAGAGGCCTGCGCGAAGACGAAGAAGTTCCTGGTGCTGGAGATGAGCGCCGGCCAGATGGTGGAGGACGTAAAACTGGCGGTGAACGGACGGGCCGAGGTGGCTTTTTACGGCAGGATGGGCGGAGGTATTCCCGACGAAGAAGAGATATTGCGCCAGATCGAGAGCCTGATATGA